DNA sequence from the bacterium genome:
CGGGCGCCTGCACGCGCTCAACCTCAAGGCCGATCCCCGCGTCGATCTGGTGGGCGTGGCCGACACGGTCCCCGCCGCGGCGCAGCGCCTGGCCGGCGAGGTCGGCACGAAGGCCCTGCCGGATCTCGCGGCGCTCCTCGACGCCGGCGCCGTCTACGTGACGACTCCGAACAGCATCACGTCGAGCCGGTTCTGGCCGCCCTCGCGCACGGCGCCACGTGT
Encoded proteins:
- a CDS encoding Gfo/Idh/MocA family oxidoreductase, with amino-acid sequence MRVGVVGAGFIGRLHALNLKADPRVDLVGVADTVPAAAQRLAGEVGTKALPDLAALLDAGAVYVTTPNSITSSRFWPPSRTAPRVLRETHGHVARRRPAHPPGGGRRAAPIGSASTGGSPTSTSSRGGSSTPGGCARSRRS